Within Desulfocurvus vexinensis DSM 17965, the genomic segment GCAGGCGCGCGGTCTCCAGGAGGATGGCCACGCCGGAGGCGTTGTCCGCCGCGCCGGGGCTGCCGGGCACGGTGTCGTAGTGCGTGCCCAGCAGCAATGGCGGCAGCGGCGGGGGCGGCGCCATGTCCAGGACCGGCTGGGCGGGCGCGGGGGCCGGGCCGCCGGGGTGGGCGATGATGACGGGCGGCGCGGCGGGCGCGGCGGGCACGGGGAAGGTTTCGTAGGGCACGCCCCAGCGCTCGAGCAGGGCGGTGATGCGCCGGGCGGCGCGAGCGTAGGCCCGGGGGGCGCCCTGGTGGCGCGGGCCGATGCCCACGGCCAGCTCGTGGACGGTGCGCTCCAGGCTGGCGCGCAGGCCGGGCACGGCTTCGGGCGCACCCTGGCGGGCGGGCGCGGCGGCGGGCAGGGCCAGGGCCAGCAGCAGGGCCAGGGCCGGGGCGGCCCACAGGCGCGGCGCGCGCCGCCGGGGGGCCGGGGCGCCGAGGGGGGAGGCGGGGTTGCGCACGGGCGGGGGTCAGCCTTCCCAGGGACGCGACAGGCTGTGGGCGATGCCCAGGGTGTCCAGGATGCGCCCGCAGAGCTGGTCGGCCAGGTCCTGCACGCTGGCGGGCCGGTGGTAGAAGCCGGGGCTGGCCGGGAGGATGGTCGCCCCGGCGTCGGTGGCGCGCAGCATGTTTTCGAGGTGGATGCGCGAGAGCGGGGTTTCGCGGGTGACCAGTACCAGGGGGCGGCGCTCCTTGAGGGTCACGTCGGCGGCGCGGTGGATGAGGTTGGTGCCTGCGCCGCTGGCGATGGCCGCCAGGGTGGCCATGGAGCAGGGGCACACGACCATGCCCGCGTGGCGCCAGGAGCCGCTGGAGGGCGGGGCGGCGAAGTCGGCGGCGGCGTGGGTCGCGTGGGCCAGGGCGGCGAGGTCGTCCGGCGTGGCGTCGGACTCGCGGGCCAGCACCACCCGCGCGGCGTCGGAAACGATGAGATGCGTCTGCACGCCGGGGGCGGCGGCCAGGGCCCGGGCCAGGGTCAGGGCGTAGGGCATTCCGCTGGCGCCGCTGACGGCCAGCACGATGCGTCGGGTTTCGGTCACGGGAGCTCCTTGTGATCCCCGGACGATAGCCTTGGCGGGCGGGGATGACAAGGCGCGAAGGGGGCGCGAAGGGGGCGCGATGGGGAGCGGCGGGCGCGGGCGGCCAAGGACGCCGTGCCCCGCGCCCGCCCACCGCCGCAATCAGCCCTTGACAACGCCCCCGCCCCGTCATAGGTACTCATCCCTCAAGCGGGCAATTAGCTCAGGTGGATAGAGCGTTGGCCTCCGGAGCCAAAGGCCACAGGTTCGAGTCCTGTATTGCCCGCCATATTTGCAGCGGTTTACGGTAGCGATGCCGGAGACCGCTGTTTCTTTTGCCCTCCTCCTGCTGCTCTGGCACGCACCGCTGTGCCTTTTCCTTTCCGGCGCGCGTCTTCCTCCGTGGCTGACCGGCGGCCTCAGCCTGCGTCCAGCCGTGCGAGTTTTTCGGCGGTGCAAAAGTCGCGGTAGGCGTCGTGGTCCAGGGGATAGTCCCAGGAGCCGCTGCGGTATTCGATGTGCCCGCCGAAGCCCGTCTTGAAGCGGTAGAGGCCGTGGAAGGGGTGGGCCGGGTCGTCGGAGGGGGAGACGGCGCCCATCTCGTAGCTGCGGCAGCCGCGTTGCCTGGCCAGGCGCATGGCCTCCCAGTGCATCAGGCTCGGGGCCATGAGCTGGCGCTTGGCGTCGGCCGAGGCGCCGTAGAGGAAATGCGCCACGCCCTGCGAGATGCCGACGATGGCCCCTGCGAGGATGTCCGCGCCGTGGCGGGCCAGGAGGAAGAGCAGCTCCGTGCGCCCCGTGGCCGCCAGCAGGCTCTGGAACATGGCCGCGAAATGGCGCTGGCCGCAGGGCGTGAAGCCGCCGCGCCGCGCGGTCTGCTGATAGAGCGCGTGGAAATCCGGCAGGTTGTCCGCGCTGCCGAGCTGGACCGTGACGCCCTTGCGCCGGGCCAGGCCGATATTGTAGCGCGTCTTGGGCTTCATGGCCGCGAGCAGGTCCTCCTCGCTGCCGCGAAGGTCCACCACCAGCGAGCTGGCCACGGTCAAATCCTCGAAGGATTTTCGCAGGTTCCAGTGCTGCGCGCCCATGTTCATGCGCATCTCGCGCACGCGGGCCTCGGGGAAGGCGCTCCAGCCGCCCTGGCGCATGGCCTCGGCGTAGGGCGAGGCCCAGGGCAGGTCGTAGCGGATGAAGGCCACCTCGGGGCCGAGGCGCTTGGCCAGGGCCAGGGAAAAGCGCTCCAGGAAGGGGCCGCGCTGGTCCTCGGGCGGGGCGTACTCCGGCCCCTGGGGCACCAGGGCGATGGTCCGCCCGCCCCAGCGGCGCAGCAGCACCAGCACATCGTCCCACGGCCCGGCGCTGAGCAGGTCGAAGGCCAGGGTCCGCAGGCCCAGGCGCGCCTTGACCTGCGCCCAGTAGGCGGTCTGGAAGAGAATGTCCGTGGGCCGCAGTGCCGTGGTGGATTTGGATGCGATATCGAGCATGGGTCTTCTCCTGGTGTCGCGTGTGCGTTTTCCGGTGGTTGCCATGGCCAGGCGGCCCGGGAGCAAAAAAGAAGGGGCGCCCGAGC encodes:
- a CDS encoding UbiX family flavin prenyltransferase; protein product: MTETRRIVLAVSGASGMPYALTLARALAAAPGVQTHLIVSDAARVVLARESDATPDDLAALAHATHAAADFAAPPSSGSWRHAGMVVCPCSMATLAAIASGAGTNLIHRAADVTLKERRPLVLVTRETPLSRIHLENMLRATDAGATILPASPGFYHRPASVQDLADQLCGRILDTLGIAHSLSRPWEG
- a CDS encoding lipid II:glycine glycyltransferase FemX, translated to MLDIASKSTTALRPTDILFQTAYWAQVKARLGLRTLAFDLLSAGPWDDVLVLLRRWGGRTIALVPQGPEYAPPEDQRGPFLERFSLALAKRLGPEVAFIRYDLPWASPYAEAMRQGGWSAFPEARVREMRMNMGAQHWNLRKSFEDLTVASSLVVDLRGSEEDLLAAMKPKTRYNIGLARRKGVTVQLGSADNLPDFHALYQQTARRGGFTPCGQRHFAAMFQSLLAATGRTELLFLLARHGADILAGAIVGISQGVAHFLYGASADAKRQLMAPSLMHWEAMRLARQRGCRSYEMGAVSPSDDPAHPFHGLYRFKTGFGGHIEYRSGSWDYPLDHDAYRDFCTAEKLARLDAG